GGTGGGGCAGAACACCACGTCGGTGAAGGGCCCGGCCCAGGCCTTGAGCAGCGGGATGCCGCCGGCCGCCTGCGCCGGGAAGAACTTGAGGAACGACAGTCCGTCGGCCTGCGCGGCCATCACCTCGCTGGCGGTGGCCACGCCCGGCAGCAGCGGCAGGCCGGCCTCGCGGCAGGCGGCGCCCACCTCGCGGGTGTAGCCCGGGCTGACGGCGAAACGGGCGCCGGCCGCCTGCGACGCCTTCACGTCGGCCACGCTGCGCACCGTGCCGGCGCCGACGATGGCCTCCGGCACCTCGCGGGCGATCGCTTCGAGGCCGGGCAGGCCGGCGGGCGTGCGCAGCGTCACCTCCAGCACCCGGACGCCGCCGGCGACCAGCGCGTGGGCCATCGGCACCGCCTGCTCCAGCCGGTCGATGACGATGACGGGGATGACGGGGCCGTGCTCGGCCAGCGACAGGGTGTTGAGCATGACGTGAAGATGTGGTTCAGGCGTCGGGCAGCCAGGTGCAGGCGCCCTCCTCCGCCGAATTGACCAGCCGGCGCATGCCGGCGAAGAGCTCGCGGCCGAGGCCGTGGGCGTTGTCGTCGGCACGGCGCGGGTCGATGACCGCCGGCTCGCGGGCCGCCCATTCGGCGGCGTCGACCAGCGCCTCCAGCGTGCCGGCCGTGGCGTCCAGCCGCACGATGTCGCCGTCGCGCACCCGGGCCAGCGGACCGCCGGCCAGCGCCTCGGGCGAGACGTGGATGGCCGCCGGCACCTTGCCGGAGGCACCGCTCATGCGGCCGTCGGTGACCAGCGCCACGCGGAAGCCCTTGCCCTGGAGCACGCCCAGCGGCGGCGTCAGCTTGTGCAGTTCCGGCATGCCGTTGGCCTTCGGCCCCTGGAAGCGCACGACGGCCACCACGTCGCCGTTCAGCTCGCCGGCCTGGAAGGCCCGGATCAGGTCGTCCTGGCCGTCGAACACCCGCGCCGGCGCTTCGATCACATGGCGGTCCTGCGGCACCGCCGAGGTCTTGATCACCGCGCGGCCCAGGTTGCCCTGCAGCAGCTTCAGCCCGCCGGTGGGGCTGAAGGGCTGCGTCGCTTCGCGCAGCACGGTGTCGTCGCCCGGCGCCTTGGGCAGCGCATGCCAGGTCACGCCGCCCTCGCCGTCGCGCTGCGGCAGCCGGGTGTAGGCGCGGATGCCCTCGGCGTGCACGGTGGCCACGTCCTCGTGCAGGCAGCCGGCGTCGAGCAGCTCGCGCAGCACGAAGCCGGGGCCGCCGGCGGCCTGGAAGGCGTTCACGTCGGCGCTGCCGTTGGGGTAGACGCGCGCCAGCAGCGGCACCACCGACGACAGCTCCGAGAAGTCGTTCCAGTCGATGACGATGCCGGCCGAGCGCGCCACCGCCACCCAGTGGATGAGGTGGTTGGTCGAGCCGCCGGTGGCCAGCAACGCCGCCATGGCGTTGACGATGGCGCGTTCGTCGACCAGCCGGCCGATGGGGGGTGAAGCGCTGGCCCTGCCGGTGGGTGATGGACAGCACGGTGCGCACCGCCTCGCGGGTCAGCGCCTCGCGCAGGCCGTCGTGCGGGTGGATGAAGGCGGCGCCCGGCACGTGCAGGCCCATCGCCTCCATCAGCATCTGGTTGCTGTTGGCGGTGCCGTAGAAGGTGCAGGTGCCGGGGCCGTGGTAGGCCTTCTGCTCGGCCTCCAGCAGCTCGGCGCGGCCGACCTGGCCGGCGGCGGCCTGCTCGCGCACCTTGGCCTTCTCGGCGTTCGACAGGCCGCTGCTCATCGGCCCGCCCGGCACGAACACGCACGGCAGGTGGCCGAAGTGCAGCGCGCCGATGAGCAGGCCGGGCACGATCTTGTCGCAGATGCCCAGCAGCAGCGCGGCGTCGAAGACGTCGTGGCTCAGGGCCACCGCGGTGCCCATGGCGATGGTGTCACGCGAGAACAGGCTGAGCTCCATGCCGGGCAGGCCCTGGGTCACGCCGTCGCACATCGCCGGCACGCCGCCGGCGACCTGCGCGGTCGAGCCCAGCTTGCGCGCCTCGTCCTTCAGGATGGCGGGGAAGCCCTCGTACGGCTGGTGCGCCGACAGCATGTCGTTGTAGGCGGTGACGATGCCGATGTTGGGCGCACGCTCGACCACCACCTTGAACTTGTCGCCCGCGGGCAGCGCGGCGAAGGCGTGGGCCACGTTGGCGCATCCGAAGCGGTCGGTCGCGGGGGGGGCGGTCGAGTCGGTCCTGCAGGCGCTGCAGGTACGGTTCGCGCAGCCGGCGGCTGCGCTCGCGGATGCGGTCGGTGACACGCTGGAGGACGGGGTTCATGCCGGGACCATTATGGACAGGGGACCGGTCCATCAAGCGCCGTGCCCAGGGCCCGCGGCGTCCGCCCGGACGGCAGGCATCGAACGCCGGACCGTCAGCGGACGGCGGCGGCCAGCGCGGCCTCGTGCCGCAGGCGCTGGGCCAGGGCGAGGTCGTCCGCGGTGCTCACCTGCAGCAGCACGCCGGGATCGTCGACCTCCACGCCGTGGGCGGGGTAGCGTGCCTCCAGCCGCTGTGCGCCGTCCCGGCCCTGCAGACGGGCGAGGTCGGAGTACAGCTCCGCCGAGAAGCCGACCGGCCGCGCGCGGCGGCCGCGGTACTGCGCGAAGGCGACGGGATGGTGGCTGAGCGCCCGCGCGACCGCCAGCAGCGTCGAGGCCCGGACCAGCGGCATGTCGGCCTGCCACAGCACCCAGCCGGCGGCATCCGGGCAGGCGCCGACGCCGCGGGCGATGGCCTGTCCCAGCGTGGGGGGGTGCCGGTGACTCCGCCTCGTCGGCGAGCAGCAGCACGTCTCGCGCGGCGGCCAGGCGACGCGCCGGTTCGGACAGCGCCGGGGTGGTCACCACCTTCAACGGCAGCTCGGTGGCCAGCGCCTGGCGCAGTGCCGCGGCCAGCACGCTGTGCTGGCCGTCCAGCGGCTGCTGCAGCGCCTGCACCAGCCCGCCGGCACGCCGGGCGCCCGGCAGCGCGAGCAGCACGAGGGCGGCAGGCGGCGTCACGGCCGCGGCCCCCGGTCGGCCATCGAGGGCCACGGGAATGCAAGAACCAACGTCTTCTCCTTGATCTGGCCGCAAGGATGGGAGGCGGTGCCGGGACAGGACACCCGGACCTCTACCTAAGGCCGGCACCCCATAGGGCCGACCCTCTGGCGCGAGGCGTCGCGGCGCTGGCCGATACTGGCGGGCATGGACCACGACCGCCTCGCCGCCCTGCGCAAGAGCTACGAACGCGCCGCGCTCGACGAGCAGGCCGCGGACCCGGACCCGCTGCGGCAGTTCGAGCGCTGGCTGACCGAGGCGCTGCAGGCCGAGCTGCCGGAGCCCAACGCCATGACGCTGGCCACGGTGGGCGAGGACGGCCGGCCCTCCAGCCGCATCGTGCTGGTCAAGGGCGTCGATGCCCGCGGCCTGGCCTGGTACACCAACTACGACAGCCGCAAGGGCCGCGACCTGGCGGCCCACCCCTTCGCCGCCCTGCAGTTCCACTGGGTCGAGCTGGAGCGGGTGGTGCGCATCGAGGGCCGGGTGGAGAAGACCAGCGAGGCCGAGTCCGACGCCTACTACGCCAGCCGCCCGCTGGACTCGCGCATCGGCGCCTGGGCCTCGCCGCAGAGCCGGCCGATCGAGTCGCGCGCCGTGCTGGTGGCCAATGCCGCCCGCTACGGCGCGCAGTTCCTGCTGCAGCCGCCGCGGCCGCCGCACTGGGGCGGCTACCGGCTGCGGCCGGACCGCTGGGAGTTCTGGCAGGGCCGTCCCTCCCGGCTGCACGACCGGCTGGAGTACCGCCCGTTGCCCGAAGGCGGCTGGCGGCTGCAGCGCCTGGCGCCCTAGCCAGGGAGGCCCCCAGCCGCTTGGGTCGGGCCGGGCGCTGGCTGGGCCTCAGAACCTGACGCGCAAACCCGTCATCAGCGACCGCCCCGGCATCGGCGCCAGCAGCCGCGCGCTGCGCAGCGCGCTCGAGTTGTAGGCCAGTTCGTTGGTCAGGTTGTCCAGCCGCACGAACCAGAGCGCGTCCGCCCCGCCGAGGTCGATGCGCCGGGTCAGCCACAGGTCCAGCTTGGTCCACGCCGCGGTCGCGACGTCGGTGGCGGGCACCCGGTCCTGTCGTCCGGCGTGGCGCAGCGAGGCACCCGCCTTCCACGGCCCCTGGGCCGCCTCCAGGCCGAGCGTGACCCGCCACGGCGCCAGCCGCGGCAGCGGTTCGCCGGTGTCGCGGCGTTCGCCGCGCACCAGGTCGCCGACGGCGTTCAGGTCCAGCGTCCAGCCGCGGTCGAGCAGCCGGGTGCGGGCCTGCGCTTCGAGGCCCTTCAACGTGGCCGGCACGGCCTGGAAGCTGTACTGCGGCACGTCCTGCGGGTTGCCGTCGTCGTCGACCAGGGTGACCAGCCCGGTCTGGTTGAGCGCGATGTAGTTGGCGAAGCGGGTCTGGTAGACCTGGGCGCGCAGGCGGTCGTGGCCGCGCTGCCACTGCAGGCCGACCTCGGCATGGCGGCTGCGCTCGGTGGCGAGGGCGGCATCGCCCACCTCATAGGCGCCGGTGGCCACGTGCAGCCCGTTGGCGAACAGCTCGTAGTAGGTCGGTGCCCGGCGGCTGCTGGCCAGCGAGCCGACCAGCGACAGCCCGTCGCCGCCGGCCGGCTGCCCGGACGCCAGCGGCAGCTCCAGCCCGAGCGAGGCGCTGCCCGGCGAGAACCGGCGGGCCTGCGGCGCGCCGAACTGGCCGCTGCCGTCCTCGTCGCCGGCGGACGACACCTCCACCCGTTCCTGGCGGGCGCCGACGGTCCAGCGGCTGGGGCCCAGCGACCAGCGCTCGAGCAGGAACAGTGCGCTCGACCGGGTGCGGGTGCTCGGCACGAAGGCCTCGTCGCCCAGCGCGGCGAAGCGGCTGTCCTCGGTCTGCACGCCGACCACGCCCTCGAAGGGCCCGAACGGCCGGTGCCGGGCCTCCAGCCGAACGTCGTGGCCGCGGTTGGAGAAGCGGGTGCCGATGCTGCCGTCGCCCTCGAACTCGGCGTGGCGGTAGCGGGTGCGCGAGGCCTCCAGCCGCAACTCGGTGAAGGGGCCGGACAGCTGCCGCCGCTCGGCCGAGAAGGCGGTCCGCTCGCGCTTCAGGCCGATGGTGATGTCCGGCTCGACGGTCACGCCGTAGTCGTTGCGCAGCGTCTCGTGCGACACGCCGACATGGCCCCGGGCGTCGGCCCAGGAGACGCCGAGCGCCGCGCCCTCGGCCTCGCCGGCGGAGTTCAGCACGCGGCGCCGCGGCGGCTCCACCGTGCCGTCGGGCTGCACCGGGGTGAAGGACGGCACGCGCAGGTCGCCGGTGCGGCGGCCGTGCAGGTCGAGGTGCCAGTTGAGTCCGGCGGCACCGCCCTCGATCACCGCCGCGGCGGCACGTTCGCGTGCGGCGCCGCCGGCACGCACCTCGGCGCGGCCAAGCACACCCTGCAGCGGCTGCCGCGGGATGCGGTTGTCGATGGTGTTGACCACGCCGCCGACCGCGCTGCCGCCGTACAGCAGCGTGGCCGGCCCGCGCAGCACCTCGACCCGCTCCACCGCCAGCGGGTCGACGGCGACGGCGTGGTCGAAGCTCAGGCTGGACGCGTCGAGCTGGGCGCCGCCGTTCTGCAGCACCCGCACCCGGTCGCCGTCGAGGCCGCGGATGACGGGCCGGCTGCTCTGCGGACCGAAGCCGCTGCCGGCCACGCCGGGCAGGCCGTCGAGCAGGTCGCCCAGGGTGGGCGCGCGCTGGCGCAGCAGTTCGTCGCCGGCGAGCACGGACGACGGCTGCACCGGCGAGCGGTCGCGCAGCGGGTTGCCGGTGATGGTGACCTCGTCGGTGCGTGCGGGCGCCGTCTGGGCGAGGACGGAAGGGGCAGGCCCGATCAGCAGGGCGGAGGTGGCGAGGGCCACGGCATGGCGCCGCGGCAGGAAGGTGGTGTTCGTCGACATGAAAGGGCGAAGGCAGGCCGCGAAGGGTCGCGGCGCACGGCGGCCACCGTCCCCTGCGGGGACCGGGCGGCCGAGACCGGCACCCGGGCCCACGGCCGCGGATGCCGAACGGGCACGCCGGCGCGGGGCTCCCCGGCGCGGCGTGCGGCGTCGTCAGCCCTGCCGCGGTGGGGCGCGCGCTTCGTAGGCGGCCGGGGGGGCGGTCGCCAGCCGGGCCTCGACCGGCCTCGCCTCCTCCGCCGCCACCTGCGGCGGCGCCGGCAGCAGCGGTGGCAGGACCACCGGCCCGGCATGGGCCAGCTGGTCGAGGACCTGGCACCACAGGCCGCCTTCGTCGTGGCCAGCGGTGGCCAGCTGGACCCACGGCGAATCGGCCATCGCCTGCAGCGACGGCAGGCGTCCCGATGGCACGGGCCGGTCCGCCCGGTGCCCTCCGCCGTGCAGCAGCGCCAGCGCCTGCGCCAGCAGCAGGCACACCGCGGCCAGCCAGATGGCGAGCGGGCGATGACGTCGGACGGCGAATCGGGTGGGCAGGTGCGGCACGGCGGTGGGCCGGCGTCCCGTGGGCCCGACGGGGCGCGGGACGGCGGCGGGGGCCGATGCTAGCCGACGGCGGCGACGCGGCGATGTCCGCCGCGCGGATCAGGCGCCGCGGCGGACGCGCTCGGCGAAGGTGCGCCTGAACTTCTCCACCTTGGGCGCCACCACGAAGGCGCAGTAGCCCTGGTTCGGATGGCGGGCGAAGTAGTGCTGGTGCTCGTCTTCCGCGCGGTGGTAATTGGCCACCGCGCAGCTCGGTCACCACCCGGCCGCCCGTCGCCTCCTGCGCCATGCCGATGACCTCGCGCGCCACCTGCTCCTGCTGCGCGTCGTGGACGTAGATGCCGGAGCGGTACTGCGTGCCGACGTCGTTGCCCTGGCGGTTCAGCGTGGTCGGGTCGTGGATGGTGAAGAAGATCTCGAGGATGTCGCGGTAGCCGATGCGCGCCGGGTCGAAGCGAAGCCGCACCACCTCGGCGTGGCCGGTGCGGCCGGTGCAGACCTGCTCGTAGGTGGGGGCGGCCGCCTGGCCGTTGCTGTAGCCGGACTCGACCGACAGCACCCCCTCGACCTGCTCGTACACCGCCTCCAGGCACCAGAAGCAGCCGCCGGCCAGGGTGGCTTCCTCGACGGCGGGGGAGGTGGGCGCGGCGGTGGTCATCTCGGTCCTTTCGGTGGCGGGCGGCAGCCCGGCGGCAGCGCATTGTCCGGCGCGTCGCGGCCGGGCCTCGCCACAATGCGGGCCGACCTCACACCGCGGATGGCTGCCGCTTGAACTCGCTCTTCGTCCAGCTCGGCCTGCAGCACTGGAAGCCGCTGCTCACCTCGCTGCTGTTGCCGCCGGTGCCGTTGCTGCTGTTGCTGCTGGCCGCCGGCGGCCTGCTGTGGCGGCGACGGACGGCGGGCTGGGCGCTGCTGTGGATCGGGGTGATCGGCCTGTGGCTGAGCACCAGCACGGCGGTGGCCGAGGCCTTGCGCGAGGTGCTGCTGTCGCCCCCGCCCGCCCTCTCCGGCCCGCAGGTCGACGCCGTCCGCCGCGAGGCGCGGGAACGGCCCACCGCCATCGTCGTCCTCGGTGGCGGCCGCGAGGACTTCGCGCCCGAGTACGCCGGGTCGAGCCTGACCGACAACTCGCTGGAACGCCTGCGCTACGGCCTGTGGCTGGCCCGGCGCACCGGCCTGCCGGTGGCCTTCAGCGGCGGGGTGGGCTGGGGCGACGGCGGCGCCGACCGGCCGGAGGCCGAGGTGGCCGCCGCCATCGCGGCCGAGGAGTTCGGCCGCCCGCTGCGCTGGGTGGAGTCGGCGTCGCGCGACACCCGCGAGAACGCACAGGCCATGCTGCGCCAGCTGCCCGGCGACGGCATCCGCCGGGTGCTGCTGGTCAGCCACGGCTGGCACCTGCCGCGTGCGGTGCGCGCCTTCGAGCAGGCCGCCGCGCACGCCGGGGTCGCCCTGGCCGTCGTGCCGGCGCCGATCGCCCTGGCCCCTCGCATCCGCCATCCGGTGCTGCGCTGGCTGCCCAGCGGCGAGGGGTTGGAACTGAGCCGCGCGGTCTGGCGGGAAGCACTCGGCCGGCTGGCCGGCGCTTGAGCACGACGCCGCGACACGGTCCCTGAAACGACAAACCCCTCCGGTCTTTCGATCGGAGGGGCGGACCGCCGAAGCGGTTGGCGGGGATCCGAGGGGAACTTGGCCTCGGGGCCCCTTGGTGCGCAGGGACTGCGTCACTCGATGGACCCGATCTGGATCGGGTGAACGGACCTTACGCCTGCACCACCGACCCCTGCAAGCGCGTTGAGGCTATTGCGCCCGGACGCACGATCGTGCGCCGCTCATCGGCCCGCCAGCAGCCGACTTGCCAGGTCCTCCATCCTGGCGGTCACCGCCGCGTCCATGGTGATCGGGCGCCCCCATTCCCGCGTGGTCTCGCCCGGCCACTTGTTCGTCGCGTCCCAGCCCAGCTTGCCGCCCAGGCCGCTGGTCGGCGAGGCGAAGTCGAGGTAGTCGATCGGGGTGTGCTCGACCAGCGTGGTGTCGCGCACCGGGTCCATGCGGGTGGTGATGGCCCAGACCACGTCCTTCCAGTCGCGGATGTCGACGTCGTCGTCGGTCACCACGATGAACTTGGTGTACATGAACTGGCGCAGGAAGCTCCACAGCCCGAACATCAGCCGCTTGGCATGGCCGGGGTAGGCCTTGCGGATGGAGATGACGGCCAGCCGGTAGCTGCAGCCCTCGGGCGGCAGGTAGAAGTCGACGATCTCGGGAAACTGCTTCTGCAGGATGGGCACGAACACCTCGTTCAGCGCCATGCCCAGCACCGCGGGTTCGTCGGGCGGCTTGCCGGTGTAGGTGGAGTGGTAGACCGCGTCCTCGCGCCGGGTCAGGCGGTCGAGGCGGAAGACGGGGAACCAGTCCTGCTCGTTGTAGTAGCCGGTGTGGTCGCCGAACGGGCCCTCCAGGGCATGCAGGTAGCCGTTGCGCTCCTTCAAGGGCACGCCGGCCGGGCTGATGCCTTCGAAACCGGGGGCCGCCGGCGGGATGTGGCCCTCGAGCACGATCTCGGCGCTGGCCGGCACCTGCAGCTTCAGCTCGCCTTCGCCCACGGCGGTGTCGACCACCTCGGTGCGGCTGCCACGCAGCAGGCCGGCGAACTGGTACTCCGACAGCGTGTCCGGCACGGGCGT
The sequence above is a segment of the Aquabacterium sp. J223 genome. Coding sequences within it:
- the pdxH gene encoding pyridoxamine 5'-phosphate oxidase, with the protein product MDHDRLAALRKSYERAALDEQAADPDPLRQFERWLTEALQAELPEPNAMTLATVGEDGRPSSRIVLVKGVDARGLAWYTNYDSRKGRDLAAHPFAALQFHWVELERVVRIEGRVEKTSEAESDAYYASRPLDSRIGAWASPQSRPIESRAVLVANAARYGAQFLLQPPRPPHWGGYRLRPDRWEFWQGRPSRLHDRLEYRPLPEGGWRLQRLAP
- the eda gene encoding bifunctional 4-hydroxy-2-oxoglutarate aldolase/2-dehydro-3-deoxy-phosphogluconate aldolase codes for the protein MLNTLSLAEHGPVIPVIVIDRLEQAVPMAHALVAGGVRVLEVTLRTPAGLPGLEAIAREVPEAIVGAGTVRSVADVKASQAAGARFAVSPGYTREVGAACREAGLPLLPGVATASEVMAAQADGLSFLKFFPAQAAGGIPLLKAWAGPFTDVVFCPTGGITMANARDYLALPNVKVVGGSWLTPADAMAKGDWARITALAQEASGLRR
- a CDS encoding NTP transferase domain-containing protein — protein: MLWQADMPLVRASTLLAVARALSHHPVAFAQYRGRRARPVGFSAELYSDLARLQGRDGAQRLEARYPAHGVEVDDPGVLLQVSTADDLALAQRLRHEAALAAAVR
- a CDS encoding YdcF family protein yields the protein MNSLFVQLGLQHWKPLLTSLLLPPVPLLLLLLAAGGLLWRRRTAGWALLWIGVIGLWLSTSTAVAEALREVLLSPPPALSGPQVDAVRREARERPTAIVVLGGGREDFAPEYAGSSLTDNSLERLRYGLWLARRTGLPVAFSGGVGWGDGGADRPEAEVAAAIAAEEFGRPLRWVESASRDTRENAQAMLRQLPGDGIRRVLLVSHGWHLPRAVRAFEQAAAHAGVALAVVPAPIALAPRIRHPVLRWLPSGEGLELSRAVWREALGRLAGA
- a CDS encoding UbiD family decarboxylase domain-containing protein; this encodes MKYRDLRDFVRQLEGLGELRRVVEPVSPHLEMTALCDRVLRGGGPALWFEPAPGRRMPVLGNLFGTPRRVALGMGADDTTELREVGRLLASLKEPEPPRGLKDAGRLAQLAKALWDMKPQRLRRAPCQDMVLQGDEVDLGQLPVQWCWPGDAGPLITWGLVITRGPQGGPSPRLRQNLGIYRQQVIGPREVIMRWLAHRGGALDFRDFAIAHPGRPFPIAVALGADPATILGAVTPVPDTLSEYQFAGLLRGSRTEVVDTAVGEGELKLQVPASAEIVLEGHIPPAAPGFEGISPAGVPLKERNGYLHALEGPFGDHTGYYNEQDWFPVFRLDRLTRREDAVYHSTYTGKPPDEPAVLGMALNEVFVPILQKQFPEIVDFYLPPEGCSYRLAVISIRKAYPGHAKRLMFGLWSFLRQFMYTKFIVVTDDDVDIRDWKDVVWAITTRMDPVRDTTLVEHTPIDYLDFASPTSGLGGKLGWDATNKWPGETTREWGRPITMDAAVTARMEDLASRLLAGR
- a CDS encoding TonB-dependent receptor, whose amino-acid sequence is MSTNTTFLPRRHAVALATSALLIGPAPSVLAQTAPARTDEVTITGNPLRDRSPVQPSSVLAGDELLRQRAPTLGDLLDGLPGVAGSGFGPQSSRPVIRGLDGDRVRVLQNGGAQLDASSLSFDHAVAVDPLAVERVEVLRGPATLLYGGSAVGGVVNTIDNRIPRQPLQGVLGRAEVRAGGAARERAAAAVIEGGAAGLNWHLDLHGRRTGDLRVPSFTPVQPDGTVEPPRRRVLNSAGEAEGAALGVSWADARGHVGVSHETLRNDYGVTVEPDITIGLKRERTAFSAERRQLSGPFTELRLEASRTRYRHAEFEGDGSIGTRFSNRGHDVRLEARHRPFGPFEGVVGVQTEDSRFAALGDEAFVPSTRTRSSALFLLERWSLGPSRWTVGARQERVEVSSAGDEDGSGQFGAPQARRFSPGSASLGLELPLASGQPAGGDGLSLVGSLASSRRAPTYYELFANGLHVATGAYEVGDAALATERSRHAEVGLQWQRGHDRLRAQVYQTRFANYIALNQTGLVTLVDDDGNPQDVPQYSFQAVPATLKGLEAQARTRLLDRGWTLDLNAVGDLVRGERRDTGEPLPRLAPWRVTLGLEAAQGPWKAGASLRHAGRQDRVPATDVATAAWTKLDLWLTRRIDLGGADALWFVRLDNLTNELAYNSSALRSARLLAPMPGRSLMTGLRVRF